From the Lampris incognitus isolate fLamInc1 chromosome 10, fLamInc1.hap2, whole genome shotgun sequence genome, one window contains:
- the LOC130119559 gene encoding migration and invasion enhancer 1-like, with the protein MGVQVRVEYCGGUGYEPRYRELARVVTAEFPDAEVSGFVGRSSSFEIEINGTLVFSKLETSGFPYEDDILDAIQKAYDGKTVLKITKSRPPCVIM; encoded by the exons ATGGGTGTGCAAGTCAGAGTTGAATACTG TGGCGGATGAGGGTACGAGCCCCGTTATCGGGAGCTGGCGCGGGTTGTGACTGCCGAGTTCCCCGATGCGGAGGTATCAGGCTTTGTAGGAAGATCAA GCAGTTTTGAGATTGAAATCAACGGGACGCTGGTCTTCTCCAAGCTGGAGACAAGTGGCTTTCCCTATGAGGATGAT ATCCTGGATGCAATCCAGAAAGCTTACGATGGGAAAACTGTGTTGAAGATCACTAAAAGTCGCCCACCATGTGTCATCATGTAA